A stretch of Crossiella cryophila DNA encodes these proteins:
- a CDS encoding DUF3618 domain-containing protein produces MSGTDRVEELQQQVQHTRARLGDTVGELNRRAERKLHRAAEFVPFALGGLALLVVLLLLRKIRG; encoded by the coding sequence ATGAGCGGGACAGACCGGGTCGAGGAACTCCAGCAGCAGGTCCAGCACACCCGGGCGCGGCTCGGCGACACCGTCGGCGAACTCAACCGCCGGGCCGAGCGGAAACTGCACCGGGCCGCCGAGTTCGTCCCGTTCGCCCTCGGCGGCCTGGCCCTGCTGGTCGTTCTCCTGCTCCTGCGGAAGATCCGCGGCTAG
- a CDS encoding LysR family transcriptional regulator yields MNGSDAWNPERVQSDVDLKLLRYFLAVADEGTFTRASERLSMTQPALSRAIRTLEKAVGTPLFTRGPRGTTLTPAGLILSQDARTLVESVGAALTRAARFGPDRPPLRVTAPGCDVRILQALVESYNERYPSARPAHAAMVDRRVQADEVRAGEAEVTLLRFPADRRGLDAELLRSDPRVALVPESHPMAGRPVVQRTELAGEMFPVWPDLTPAETAFWMGTDLEDHPWRPGPAVQDGAQFVGSIRLGQAIGFIAAPHLPDVPRDGISVIPSVAGLSPSELWIAWAAKATSPDVARFVRHAGAIGERTTTSRGLA; encoded by the coding sequence ATGAATGGATCCGACGCATGGAATCCTGAACGCGTGCAATCTGACGTCGATCTCAAACTTCTCCGCTACTTTCTCGCGGTGGCCGACGAGGGCACCTTCACCCGTGCGTCCGAGCGCCTGAGCATGACCCAGCCTGCGCTGTCGCGCGCGATCCGAACACTGGAGAAGGCGGTCGGCACCCCGCTGTTCACCCGGGGGCCACGTGGCACCACGCTGACCCCGGCCGGATTGATCCTGAGCCAGGATGCCCGAACGCTGGTCGAGTCCGTCGGCGCCGCGCTGACCAGGGCAGCCAGGTTCGGACCCGACCGACCGCCGCTCCGCGTGACCGCCCCCGGGTGCGATGTGCGCATCCTGCAGGCGCTGGTGGAGTCCTACAACGAGCGCTATCCGAGCGCGCGGCCGGCCCACGCGGCCATGGTTGACCGGCGGGTCCAGGCCGACGAGGTCCGGGCCGGCGAGGCCGAGGTGACGCTGCTGCGTTTCCCAGCGGACAGGCGTGGCCTCGACGCCGAACTCCTGCGGTCTGATCCCCGCGTCGCACTGGTACCCGAGTCGCATCCGATGGCGGGCCGGCCGGTGGTGCAGCGGACGGAACTGGCCGGCGAGATGTTTCCGGTCTGGCCCGACCTCACGCCCGCCGAAACGGCCTTCTGGATGGGCACGGATCTCGAGGATCACCCATGGCGGCCAGGCCCGGCAGTGCAGGATGGCGCCCAGTTCGTCGGCAGCATCCGGCTCGGCCAGGCGATCGGCTTCATCGCGGCGCCCCATCTCCCGGACGTGCCACGCGACGGCATCAGCGTCATCCCCTCGGTCGCGGGCCTGTCACCCAGCGAACTCTGGATCGCCTGGGCCGCGAAGGCGACCTCTCCTGACGTGGCGCGGTTCGTACGTCATGCCGGTGCGATCGGGGAAAGAACCACGACGTCGCGAGGCTTGGCGTAA
- a CDS encoding putative quinol monooxygenase, which translates to MNARDEEQESGLWAISEPGVPLFMNVTLTIKPELQESYLAALLEVLPAARAEPSCVYLNVGQSMAEPHVFVLSEGWKDLVEYRDVILRKAYFQDYLRLSEGAYAKPRDVVVLSPIAPA; encoded by the coding sequence TTGAACGCACGTGATGAGGAGCAGGAATCCGGGCTTTGGGCGATCTCCGAGCCCGGGGTGCCGCTGTTCATGAATGTCACATTGACCATCAAGCCCGAGCTGCAGGAGTCGTACCTGGCCGCCCTGCTCGAAGTCCTCCCCGCGGCGCGGGCCGAACCGAGCTGCGTCTATCTGAACGTCGGCCAGTCGATGGCCGAACCACACGTCTTCGTACTCTCGGAAGGCTGGAAAGACCTCGTCGAATATCGCGACGTCATCCTGCGGAAAGCCTACTTCCAGGATTATCTGCGGCTCAGCGAGGGCGCTTACGCCAAGCCTCGCGACGTCGTGGTTCTTTCCCCGATCGCACCGGCATGA
- a CDS encoding formylglycine-generating enzyme family protein, with protein MKLIAIPAGQATLTDRRTQRTWSVPLAPYLLAAHPVTQAEYAEVTGHNPSTAKGERHPVETVSWLDAITFCNTKSEQENLTPAYRIDAGEVEWNQAATGYRLPAEAEWEYACRAGTTTPRYGPLDDIAWYRDNSAEHPHNVGEKAANPWGLHDLLGNVWEWCWDLYDPEVYGTYRVLRGGGWLDEHWSCRAGVRRRSHPSFAIDDVGFRIARSAH; from the coding sequence ATGAAGCTGATCGCCATCCCAGCCGGCCAGGCCACCCTGACCGACCGCCGCACCCAGCGCACCTGGTCAGTCCCGCTGGCGCCCTACCTGCTGGCCGCCCACCCGGTGACCCAGGCCGAATACGCCGAAGTCACCGGCCACAACCCCAGCACCGCCAAGGGCGAGCGCCACCCGGTGGAAACGGTCTCCTGGCTGGACGCGATCACCTTCTGCAATACCAAGTCAGAGCAGGAGAACCTGACTCCGGCATATCGAATCGACGCGGGCGAAGTCGAGTGGAACCAGGCCGCCACCGGCTATCGGCTCCCCGCCGAAGCCGAATGGGAATACGCGTGCCGGGCGGGCACAACCACTCCCCGCTACGGCCCGCTGGACGACATAGCCTGGTATCGCGACAACTCCGCCGAGCACCCGCACAACGTGGGTGAGAAGGCCGCCAACCCCTGGGGCCTGCACGACCTGCTCGGCAACGTCTGGGAATGGTGCTGGGACCTGTACGACCCCGAGGTCTACGGCACCTACCGGGTGCTCAGGGGCGGCGGCTGGCTGGACGAGCACTGGAGCTGCCGGGCCGGGGTGCGGCGGCGGAGTCACCCGAGTTTCGCCATCGACGATGTGGGTTTCCGGATAGCGAGATCCGCCCACTAG
- a CDS encoding SDR family NAD(P)-dependent oxidoreductase, whose protein sequence is MRTWFITGANSGFGAAFTQAALAAGDTVIAAVRRPETMQAIAEANPARVTVLPLDLGDPTAREHAIGQALAGHGHIDVLVNNAGFGYVGAIEETPEADLRDVMEVMFFAPLHLTRLALPHMRARRTGTIIQLTSMGGLLAFPGVGAYCAAKGALEQASEALAGEVAPLGIRVLIVEPGAYRTGFAGPGLSTSRQIPDYAATVDPVRQTLADSHGTQPGDPAEAATAVLAALELPDPPLRLPLGEDAVQAIQDKLAAVADDLARTHHLRR, encoded by the coding sequence ATGCGAACCTGGTTCATCACCGGCGCCAACAGCGGTTTCGGCGCGGCCTTCACCCAAGCCGCCCTGGCCGCGGGCGACACCGTCATCGCCGCCGTCCGCCGCCCGGAAACCATGCAGGCCATCGCCGAGGCCAACCCCGCCCGGGTAACCGTGCTGCCCCTGGACCTCGGCGACCCCACCGCCCGCGAACACGCCATCGGCCAGGCCCTGGCCGGCCACGGACACATCGACGTCCTGGTCAACAACGCCGGCTTCGGCTACGTGGGCGCCATCGAGGAAACCCCGGAGGCAGACCTCCGCGACGTCATGGAGGTCATGTTCTTCGCCCCCCTGCACCTGACCCGGCTGGCCCTGCCGCACATGCGGGCCCGCCGCACCGGCACCATCATCCAGCTCACCAGCATGGGCGGCCTGCTCGCCTTCCCCGGTGTAGGCGCCTACTGCGCGGCCAAGGGCGCCCTGGAACAGGCCAGCGAAGCCCTCGCGGGCGAAGTGGCTCCCCTGGGCATCCGGGTCCTGATCGTCGAACCCGGCGCCTACCGCACCGGATTCGCCGGCCCCGGCCTGAGCACCAGCAGGCAGATCCCCGACTACGCGGCCACCGTCGACCCGGTCCGCCAGACCCTCGCCGACAGCCACGGCACCCAACCCGGCGACCCGGCCGAAGCCGCCACCGCGGTACTCGCTGCCCTGGAACTCCCGGACCCGCCCCTGCGCCTCCCCCTTGGCGAGGACGCGGTCCAGGCCATCCAGGACAAACTCGCCGCGGTGGCCGATGACCTGGCCCGCACCCACCATCTCCGCCGATAA